In the genome of Pontibacter actiniarum, the window GAGGAGAGCGTTGTCACCAACGACAGGATTATAGGTGACCTGGAGAGCATCCACTCCTACCTGAGCGAAAACCCCGTGGATGAAATTGTGATAGCGCTCCCGGTAAAGCCCTCCAAGAAGGTGAAAAGCATTATTGAGGTTGCTGACTACCACGGGATCAGGGTGAAATACGTGCCCGACTACCAGGGGCTGCTGGGCACCAACTACAAAATAACCCGCTACGGGCACATCGACGCCATCAACGTCAGGCAGGTCCCGTTAGACGACCCGCTCGCTTTCTGGGTAAAGAACTCGTTTGACAAAGTCTTTGCTTTTCTGGCCCTGGTCGCCTTGTCTCCTTTGTTCTTAGTGATCGCTTTACTGATAAAGCTTGACTCTCCCGGCCCTTTGTTCTATTGCCCGATCAGAACAGGCAAAGCGGGTAAGCAGTTCAGGATCTATAAGTTCAGGAGTATGCGTTGCAACGACGATGAAAGCAAGGGGACACTCTCTACGAAGCAGAATGACGAGAGAATAACCAAGGTTGGCAAAGTGCTGCGGAAGTACAGCCTGGATGAGCTGCCGCAGTTCCTGAACGTGCTGTTGGGAGACATGAGCGTTGTTGGGCCGCGCCCGCACCGGAACTTTCTCAACAAGCAGTTCCAGATCAGTGAAAAGCGCTACATGGTGAGGCATTACTTTAAACCTGGCATAACAGGCT includes:
- a CDS encoding exopolysaccharide biosynthesis polyprenyl glycosylphosphotransferase codes for the protein MIKYKSYSGTVSDGGYFVAVLLLIYLLNKYSDISLEWAIVIGVLFVVLNFLSMYAPHIAKNKVGNAAANYMKLPLILILTVLVLLSSSEFYESVSVVSVMLLIALPVLGIPIQALVMKMARSKTASEDKGVHMSSLAPSVKAKSTLVAGIGSMAVNVEKHLQAHSKTPRHIKGFIKCKKEESVVTNDRIIGDLESIHSYLSENPVDEIVIALPVKPSKKVKSIIEVADYHGIRVKYVPDYQGLLGTNYKITRYGHIDAINVRQVPLDDPLAFWVKNSFDKVFAFLALVALSPLFLVIALLIKLDSPGPLFYCPIRTGKAGKQFRIYKFRSMRCNDDESKGTLSTKQNDERITKVGKVLRKYSLDELPQFLNVLLGDMSVVGPRPHRNFLNKQFQISEKRYMVRHYFKPGITGWAQINGWRGPTETQEQKSQRTLHDLWYIENWTLWLDMKIIYLTIFGRKTHQGAF